The Cygnus olor isolate bCygOlo1 chromosome 33, bCygOlo1.pri.v2, whole genome shotgun sequence genome contains a region encoding:
- the LOC121062606 gene encoding serine/arginine repetitive matrix protein 1-like isoform X3: MEHYVLLDPRQRALYRDVMQESYETLMALEFPVSKPNLLSRLAHEDEPTALDLHVPKDAPSGEDGARAEQEPTREETAEKEPEATKPTGEEHPSSPAEAAAKAGRSGEAPLPQRDPQPGNTCGECGKSFSHKSALVKHQKIHSGDRPHECPDCGKGFIQRSDLTIHQRVHTGERPYACPDCGRRFSVSSSLLTHQRTHAPGGEKPNRCPQCGRSFADPGALDRHQKSHLGGKPYECGVCGKAFAWSSHLERHRRIHTGEKPFQCAECGRAFAWSSHLDRHMRTHAAAAASEEEEDGEEEEEEAPPPPPPEMRRLRQAPQPPDGPAALQAQGHPDAAGRGRARRQPPAAPPLRAVRQKLRPQLQPPQAPARPHRRAALPLPGLQTLLPLGLGPGQAPAHARPAAAKRRGCQTVRRGKRRWRKTLPVRGLRQEFRLGLAPGAPSAHPHRGETFLLRGMRASLRRQLPPGAAPAGAHGRAAVPLRRLRQELRRQLHFDGPPPHPRRPTGPAPRLPRVREGVQHPGQLGEAPAAPPRRETLPVRRLRQGFRLELPLRPAPAHPHRREALLLRPLRQVLRPQLAPQPAPAGPCPGRPREAPCLPRVRQSLRPRHRPGCSPATACHRQRGPQQPLLAAALVVGRREAGGHADTPRALAGGDRLHFPAAPSAFLLLLLFLLLHGPQGLGCQSSPAPQRGVEAWGGGRPAKRCRSPPRALGVPASPQLLRRSQNLGWVGGQSHPLPLGTPRCWGGGLACPPPPPPSPGRGCKGAVWELGRGSRTPWHVGGGVRMEVGGVKWR; encoded by the exons ATGGAGCACTATGTGCTGCTGGACCCGCGACAGCGAGCGCTGTATCGCGACGTGATGCAGGAGAGCTACGAGACGCTGATGGCGCTGG aattccCTGTTTCCAAGCCCAACCTGCTGTCCCGCCTGGCCCACGAGGATGAACCAACAGCCCTGGATCTCCACGTACCCAAGGATGCCCCGTCTGGAG AGGACGGAGCACGAGCGGAGCAGGAACCCACCCGAGAAGAAACTGCTGAGAAAGAGCCCGAAGCAACAAAACCCACGGGTGAGGAGCATCCCTCGAGCCCGGCCGAGGCCGCGGCAAAGGCGGGCAGGAGCGGGGAAGCGCCGCTGCCGCAGCGGGACCCCCAGCCCGGCAACACGTGCGGCGAGTGCGGCAAGAGCTTCAGCCACAAGTCGGCCCTGGTGAAACACCAAAAAATCCACAGCGGCGACCGCCCGCACGAGTGCCCGGACTGCGGCAAGGGCTTCATCCAGCGCTCCGACCTCACCATCCACCAGCGGGTCCACACGGGCGAGCGGCCCTACGCCTGCCCCGACTGCGGCCGCCGCTTCAGCGTCAGCTCCTCGCTGCTCACCCACCAGCGCACCCACGCTCCCGGCGGGGAAAAACCCAACCGGTGCCCCCAGTGCGGCCGCAGCTTCGCCGACCCGGGGGCTCTCGACCGGCACCAGAAGAGCCACCTGGGTGGGAAGCCCTACGAGTGCGGGGTGTGCGGGAAAGCCTTCGCCTGGAGCTCCCACCTCGAGCGCCACCGGCGCATCCACACGGGCGAGAAGCCCTTCCAGTGCGCCGAGTGCGGGCGAGCCTTCGCTTGGAGCTCCCACCTCGACCGCCACATGCGCACccacgccgccgccgccgcctccgaggaggaggaggacggcgaggaggaggaggaagaggccccgccgccgccccccccagAAATGCGCCGACTGCGGCAAGCGCCTCAACCACCAGACGGACCCGCAGCGCTTCAAGCACAAGGGCACCCAGACGCCGCCGGCCGGGGACGAGcccgccggcagccccccgcGGCCCCACCGCTGCGAGCAGTGCGGCAAAAGCTTCGGCCACAGCTCCAACCTCCTCAAGCACCAGCGCGTCCACACCGGCGAGCGGCCCTACCCCTGCCCGGATTGCAAACGCTGCTTCCGTTGGGGCTCGGCCCTGGCCAAGCACCAGCGCACGCACGCCCGGCAGCAGCAAAGCGGCGAGGCTGCCAAACCGTGCGCCGAGGAAAGCGGCGCTGGAGGAAAACCCTACCCGTGCGGGGCTTGCGGCAAGAGTTTCGGCTGGGTCTCGCACCTGGAGCGCCATCGGCGCATCCACACCGGGGAGAAACCTTTCTGCTGCGGGGAATGCGGGCGAGCCTTCGCCGTCAGCTCCCACCTGGAGCGGCACCGGCGGGTGCACACGGGCGAGCGGCCGTACCGCTGCGGCGACTGCGGCAAGAGCTTCGCCGTCAGCTCCACTTTGATGGCCCACCGCCGCACCCACGCCGCCCAACCGGGCCGGCCCCACGCCTGCCCCGAGTGCGGGAAGGGGTTCAGCACCCCGGCCAGCTTGGAGAGGCACCGGCGGCTCCACCGCGGCGAGAAACCCTACCAGTGCGGCGTCTGCGGCAAGGGTTTCGCTTGGAGCTCCCACTACGACCGGCACCGGCTCACCCACACCGGCGAGAAGCCCTTCTCCTGCGCCCACTGCGGCAAGTGCTTCGGCCGCAGCTCGCACCGCAACCGGCACCAGCGGGCCCATGCCCAGGGCGGCCCCGAGAAGCGCCATGTCTGCCCCGAGTGCGGCAAAGCCTTCGGCCTCGCCACCGCCCTGGCTGCTCACCAGCGACTGCATGCCACCGGCAGCGGGGGCCTCAGCAGCCTCTCCTTGCTGCCGCCCTCGtggtgggaaggagagaggcCGGGGGGCACGCCGACACCCCCCGAGCTCTGGCCGGAGGAGACCGGCTCCATTTTCCAGCAGCACCCagtgccttcctcctcctcctcctcttcctcctcctccacggcccccaggggctgggctgcCAAAGCTCTCCTGCCCCCCAGCGTGGCGTGGAGGCCTGGGGAGGGGGACGCCCTGCAAAGCGATGCCGCAGCCCCCCAAGAGCCTTGGGCGTCCCCgcctccccccagctcctgagACGGAGTCAAAAtttggggtgggtggggggacAGAGCCACCCTCTGCCTTTGGGGACGCCCcgctgctggggtggggggctcgcctgtcccccccccccccccccatcccctggCAGGGGGTGCAAAGGGGCTGTTTGGGAGCTGGGAAGGGGGTCTAGGACACCTTGGcatgtgggggggggggttaggaTGGAAGTGGGGGGGGTGAAGTGGAGGTAG
- the LOC121062606 gene encoding uncharacterized protein LOC121062606 isoform X1 produces MEHYVLLDPRQRALYRDVMQESYETLMALEFPVSKPNLLSRLAHEDEPTALDLHVPKDAPSGGEPPHCALIVAQKSLGLAPAGGFPLPVDISVLGRKMLGWPDCNASGMSWTKWKCQSPFAVSQEEEAFFGWPREKWRCGGGDSDLITALMLVAGGWDGDQLPWRCFPRRRCEIKRGGIPPCPPFHLPSPGRDKISCLGRVCLSLCPTEDGARAEQEPTREETAEKEPEATKPTGEEHPSSPAEAAAKAGRSGEAPLPQRDPQPGNTCGECGKSFSHKSALVKHQKIHSGDRPHECPDCGKGFIQRSDLTIHQRVHTGERPYACPDCGRRFSVSSSLLTHQRTHAPGGEKPNRCPQCGRSFADPGALDRHQKSHLGGKPYECGVCGKAFAWSSHLERHRRIHTGEKPFQCAECGRAFAWSSHLDRHMRTHAAAAASEEEEDGEEEEEEAPPPPPPEMRRLRQAPQPPDGPAALQAQGHPDAAGRGRARRQPPAAPPLRAVRQKLRPQLQPPQAPARPHRRAALPLPGLQTLLPLGLGPGQAPAHARPAAAKRRGCQTVRRGKRRWRKTLPVRGLRQEFRLGLAPGAPSAHPHRGETFLLRGMRASLRRQLPPGAAPAGAHGRAAVPLRRLRQELRRQLHFDGPPPHPRRPTGPAPRLPRVREGVQHPGQLGEAPAAPPRRETLPVRRLRQGFRLELPLRPAPAHPHRREALLLRPLRQVLRPQLAPQPAPAGPCPGRPREAPCLPRVRQSLRPRHRPGCSPATACHRQRGPQQPLLAAALVVGRREAGGHADTPRALAGGDRLHFPAAPSAFLLLLLFLLLHGPQGLGCQSSPAPQRGVEAWGGGRPAKRCRSPPRALGVPASPQLLRRSQNLGWVGGQSHPLPLGTPRCWGGGLACPPPPPPSPGRGCKGAVWELGRGSRTPWHVGGGVRMEVGGVKWR; encoded by the exons ATGGAGCACTATGTGCTGCTGGACCCGCGACAGCGAGCGCTGTATCGCGACGTGATGCAGGAGAGCTACGAGACGCTGATGGCGCTGG aattccCTGTTTCCAAGCCCAACCTGCTGTCCCGCCTGGCCCACGAGGATGAACCAACAGCCCTGGATCTCCACGTACCCAAGGATGCCCCGTCTGGAGGTGAGCCCCCGCATTGTGCCTTGATCGTGGCACAAAAAAGCTTGGGGTTGGCTCCTGCTGGTGGCTTTCCCCTACCTGTGGACATCTCCGTTTTGGGGAGAAAGATGCTGGGATGGCCAGACTGCAATGCCAGTGGGATGTCCTGGACGAAATGGAAATGCCAAAGCCCCTTTGCAGTCAGCCAAGAGGAAGAGGCGTTTTTTGGGTGGCCCAGAGAGAAATGGCGGTGCGGTGGAGGTGACAGTGATTTAATTACTGCATTAatgctggtggcaggggggtgggatggggatcAGCTCCCATGGAGATGCTTCCCCAGAAGAAGGTGTGAAATAAAACGAGGAGGaatccctccctgccctccatTTCATCTCCCCAGCCCCGGCAGAGACAAAATCTCCTGCCTGGGTCGTGTCTGTCTTTCCCTGTGCCCCACAGAGGACGGAGCACGAGCGGAGCAGGAACCCACCCGAGAAGAAACTGCTGAGAAAGAGCCCGAAGCAACAAAACCCACGGGTGAGGAGCATCCCTCGAGCCCGGCCGAGGCCGCGGCAAAGGCGGGCAGGAGCGGGGAAGCGCCGCTGCCGCAGCGGGACCCCCAGCCCGGCAACACGTGCGGCGAGTGCGGCAAGAGCTTCAGCCACAAGTCGGCCCTGGTGAAACACCAAAAAATCCACAGCGGCGACCGCCCGCACGAGTGCCCGGACTGCGGCAAGGGCTTCATCCAGCGCTCCGACCTCACCATCCACCAGCGGGTCCACACGGGCGAGCGGCCCTACGCCTGCCCCGACTGCGGCCGCCGCTTCAGCGTCAGCTCCTCGCTGCTCACCCACCAGCGCACCCACGCTCCCGGCGGGGAAAAACCCAACCGGTGCCCCCAGTGCGGCCGCAGCTTCGCCGACCCGGGGGCTCTCGACCGGCACCAGAAGAGCCACCTGGGTGGGAAGCCCTACGAGTGCGGGGTGTGCGGGAAAGCCTTCGCCTGGAGCTCCCACCTCGAGCGCCACCGGCGCATCCACACGGGCGAGAAGCCCTTCCAGTGCGCCGAGTGCGGGCGAGCCTTCGCTTGGAGCTCCCACCTCGACCGCCACATGCGCACccacgccgccgccgccgcctccgaggaggaggaggacggcgaggaggaggaggaagaggccccgccgccgccccccccagAAATGCGCCGACTGCGGCAAGCGCCTCAACCACCAGACGGACCCGCAGCGCTTCAAGCACAAGGGCACCCAGACGCCGCCGGCCGGGGACGAGcccgccggcagccccccgcGGCCCCACCGCTGCGAGCAGTGCGGCAAAAGCTTCGGCCACAGCTCCAACCTCCTCAAGCACCAGCGCGTCCACACCGGCGAGCGGCCCTACCCCTGCCCGGATTGCAAACGCTGCTTCCGTTGGGGCTCGGCCCTGGCCAAGCACCAGCGCACGCACGCCCGGCAGCAGCAAAGCGGCGAGGCTGCCAAACCGTGCGCCGAGGAAAGCGGCGCTGGAGGAAAACCCTACCCGTGCGGGGCTTGCGGCAAGAGTTTCGGCTGGGTCTCGCACCTGGAGCGCCATCGGCGCATCCACACCGGGGAGAAACCTTTCTGCTGCGGGGAATGCGGGCGAGCCTTCGCCGTCAGCTCCCACCTGGAGCGGCACCGGCGGGTGCACACGGGCGAGCGGCCGTACCGCTGCGGCGACTGCGGCAAGAGCTTCGCCGTCAGCTCCACTTTGATGGCCCACCGCCGCACCCACGCCGCCCAACCGGGCCGGCCCCACGCCTGCCCCGAGTGCGGGAAGGGGTTCAGCACCCCGGCCAGCTTGGAGAGGCACCGGCGGCTCCACCGCGGCGAGAAACCCTACCAGTGCGGCGTCTGCGGCAAGGGTTTCGCTTGGAGCTCCCACTACGACCGGCACCGGCTCACCCACACCGGCGAGAAGCCCTTCTCCTGCGCCCACTGCGGCAAGTGCTTCGGCCGCAGCTCGCACCGCAACCGGCACCAGCGGGCCCATGCCCAGGGCGGCCCCGAGAAGCGCCATGTCTGCCCCGAGTGCGGCAAAGCCTTCGGCCTCGCCACCGCCCTGGCTGCTCACCAGCGACTGCATGCCACCGGCAGCGGGGGCCTCAGCAGCCTCTCCTTGCTGCCGCCCTCGtggtgggaaggagagaggcCGGGGGGCACGCCGACACCCCCCGAGCTCTGGCCGGAGGAGACCGGCTCCATTTTCCAGCAGCACCCagtgccttcctcctcctcctcctcttcctcctcctccacggcccccaggggctgggctgcCAAAGCTCTCCTGCCCCCCAGCGTGGCGTGGAGGCCTGGGGAGGGGGACGCCCTGCAAAGCGATGCCGCAGCCCCCCAAGAGCCTTGGGCGTCCCCgcctccccccagctcctgagACGGAGTCAAAAtttggggtgggtggggggacAGAGCCACCCTCTGCCTTTGGGGACGCCCcgctgctggggtggggggctcgcctgtcccccccccccccccccatcccctggCAGGGGGTGCAAAGGGGCTGTTTGGGAGCTGGGAAGGGGGTCTAGGACACCTTGGcatgtgggggggggggttaggaTGGAAGTGGGGGGGGTGAAGTGGAGGTAG
- the LOC121062606 gene encoding serine/arginine repetitive matrix protein 1-like isoform X4, with protein sequence MEHYVLLDPRQRALYRDVMQESYETLMALEFPVSKPNLLSRLAHEDEPTALDLHVPKDAPSGDGARAEQEPTREETAEKEPEATKPTGEEHPSSPAEAAAKAGRSGEAPLPQRDPQPGNTCGECGKSFSHKSALVKHQKIHSGDRPHECPDCGKGFIQRSDLTIHQRVHTGERPYACPDCGRRFSVSSSLLTHQRTHAPGGEKPNRCPQCGRSFADPGALDRHQKSHLGGKPYECGVCGKAFAWSSHLERHRRIHTGEKPFQCAECGRAFAWSSHLDRHMRTHAAAAASEEEEDGEEEEEEAPPPPPPEMRRLRQAPQPPDGPAALQAQGHPDAAGRGRARRQPPAAPPLRAVRQKLRPQLQPPQAPARPHRRAALPLPGLQTLLPLGLGPGQAPAHARPAAAKRRGCQTVRRGKRRWRKTLPVRGLRQEFRLGLAPGAPSAHPHRGETFLLRGMRASLRRQLPPGAAPAGAHGRAAVPLRRLRQELRRQLHFDGPPPHPRRPTGPAPRLPRVREGVQHPGQLGEAPAAPPRRETLPVRRLRQGFRLELPLRPAPAHPHRREALLLRPLRQVLRPQLAPQPAPAGPCPGRPREAPCLPRVRQSLRPRHRPGCSPATACHRQRGPQQPLLAAALVVGRREAGGHADTPRALAGGDRLHFPAAPSAFLLLLLFLLLHGPQGLGCQSSPAPQRGVEAWGGGRPAKRCRSPPRALGVPASPQLLRRSQNLGWVGGQSHPLPLGTPRCWGGGLACPPPPPPSPGRGCKGAVWELGRGSRTPWHVGGGVRMEVGGVKWR encoded by the exons ATGGAGCACTATGTGCTGCTGGACCCGCGACAGCGAGCGCTGTATCGCGACGTGATGCAGGAGAGCTACGAGACGCTGATGGCGCTGG aattccCTGTTTCCAAGCCCAACCTGCTGTCCCGCCTGGCCCACGAGGATGAACCAACAGCCCTGGATCTCCACGTACCCAAGGATGCCCCGTCTGGAG ACGGAGCACGAGCGGAGCAGGAACCCACCCGAGAAGAAACTGCTGAGAAAGAGCCCGAAGCAACAAAACCCACGGGTGAGGAGCATCCCTCGAGCCCGGCCGAGGCCGCGGCAAAGGCGGGCAGGAGCGGGGAAGCGCCGCTGCCGCAGCGGGACCCCCAGCCCGGCAACACGTGCGGCGAGTGCGGCAAGAGCTTCAGCCACAAGTCGGCCCTGGTGAAACACCAAAAAATCCACAGCGGCGACCGCCCGCACGAGTGCCCGGACTGCGGCAAGGGCTTCATCCAGCGCTCCGACCTCACCATCCACCAGCGGGTCCACACGGGCGAGCGGCCCTACGCCTGCCCCGACTGCGGCCGCCGCTTCAGCGTCAGCTCCTCGCTGCTCACCCACCAGCGCACCCACGCTCCCGGCGGGGAAAAACCCAACCGGTGCCCCCAGTGCGGCCGCAGCTTCGCCGACCCGGGGGCTCTCGACCGGCACCAGAAGAGCCACCTGGGTGGGAAGCCCTACGAGTGCGGGGTGTGCGGGAAAGCCTTCGCCTGGAGCTCCCACCTCGAGCGCCACCGGCGCATCCACACGGGCGAGAAGCCCTTCCAGTGCGCCGAGTGCGGGCGAGCCTTCGCTTGGAGCTCCCACCTCGACCGCCACATGCGCACccacgccgccgccgccgcctccgaggaggaggaggacggcgaggaggaggaggaagaggccccgccgccgccccccccagAAATGCGCCGACTGCGGCAAGCGCCTCAACCACCAGACGGACCCGCAGCGCTTCAAGCACAAGGGCACCCAGACGCCGCCGGCCGGGGACGAGcccgccggcagccccccgcGGCCCCACCGCTGCGAGCAGTGCGGCAAAAGCTTCGGCCACAGCTCCAACCTCCTCAAGCACCAGCGCGTCCACACCGGCGAGCGGCCCTACCCCTGCCCGGATTGCAAACGCTGCTTCCGTTGGGGCTCGGCCCTGGCCAAGCACCAGCGCACGCACGCCCGGCAGCAGCAAAGCGGCGAGGCTGCCAAACCGTGCGCCGAGGAAAGCGGCGCTGGAGGAAAACCCTACCCGTGCGGGGCTTGCGGCAAGAGTTTCGGCTGGGTCTCGCACCTGGAGCGCCATCGGCGCATCCACACCGGGGAGAAACCTTTCTGCTGCGGGGAATGCGGGCGAGCCTTCGCCGTCAGCTCCCACCTGGAGCGGCACCGGCGGGTGCACACGGGCGAGCGGCCGTACCGCTGCGGCGACTGCGGCAAGAGCTTCGCCGTCAGCTCCACTTTGATGGCCCACCGCCGCACCCACGCCGCCCAACCGGGCCGGCCCCACGCCTGCCCCGAGTGCGGGAAGGGGTTCAGCACCCCGGCCAGCTTGGAGAGGCACCGGCGGCTCCACCGCGGCGAGAAACCCTACCAGTGCGGCGTCTGCGGCAAGGGTTTCGCTTGGAGCTCCCACTACGACCGGCACCGGCTCACCCACACCGGCGAGAAGCCCTTCTCCTGCGCCCACTGCGGCAAGTGCTTCGGCCGCAGCTCGCACCGCAACCGGCACCAGCGGGCCCATGCCCAGGGCGGCCCCGAGAAGCGCCATGTCTGCCCCGAGTGCGGCAAAGCCTTCGGCCTCGCCACCGCCCTGGCTGCTCACCAGCGACTGCATGCCACCGGCAGCGGGGGCCTCAGCAGCCTCTCCTTGCTGCCGCCCTCGtggtgggaaggagagaggcCGGGGGGCACGCCGACACCCCCCGAGCTCTGGCCGGAGGAGACCGGCTCCATTTTCCAGCAGCACCCagtgccttcctcctcctcctcctcttcctcctcctccacggcccccaggggctgggctgcCAAAGCTCTCCTGCCCCCCAGCGTGGCGTGGAGGCCTGGGGAGGGGGACGCCCTGCAAAGCGATGCCGCAGCCCCCCAAGAGCCTTGGGCGTCCCCgcctccccccagctcctgagACGGAGTCAAAAtttggggtgggtggggggacAGAGCCACCCTCTGCCTTTGGGGACGCCCcgctgctggggtggggggctcgcctgtcccccccccccccccccatcccctggCAGGGGGTGCAAAGGGGCTGTTTGGGAGCTGGGAAGGGGGTCTAGGACACCTTGGcatgtgggggggggggttaggaTGGAAGTGGGGGGGGTGAAGTGGAGGTAG
- the LOC121062606 gene encoding uncharacterized protein LOC121062606 isoform X2 → MEHYVLLDPRQRALYRDVMQESYETLMALEFPVSKPNLLSRLAHEDEPTALDLHVPKDAPSGGEPPHCALIVAQKSLGLAPAGGFPLPVDISVLGRKMLGWPDCNASGMSWTKWKCQSPFAVSQEEEAFFGWPREKWRCGGGDSDLITALMLVAGGWDGDQLPWRCFPRRRCEIKRGGIPPCPPFHLPSPGRDKISCLGRVCLSLCPTEDGARAEQEPTREETAEKEPEATKPTGEEHPSSPAEAAAKAGRSGEAPLPQRDPQPGNTCGECGKSFSHKSALVKHQKIHSGDRPHECPDCGKGFIQRSDLTIHQRVHTGERPYACPDCGRRFSVSSSLLTHQRTHAPGGEKPNRCPQCGRSFADPGALDRHQKSHLGGKPYECGVCGKAFAWSSHLERHRRIHTGEKPFQCAECGRAFAWSSHLDRHMRTHAAAAASEEEEDGEEEEEEAPPPPPPEMRRLRQAPQPPDGPAALQAQGHPDAAGRGRARRQPPAAPPLRAVRQKLRPQLQPPQAPARPHRRAALPLPGLQTLLPLGLGPGQAPAHARPAAAKRRGCQTVRRGKRRWRKTLPVRGLRQEFRLGLAPGAPSAHPHRGETFLLRGMRASLRRQLPPGAAPAGAHGRAAVPLRRLRQELRRQLPLRPAPAHPHRREALLLRPLRQVLRPQLAPQPAPAGPCPGRPREAPCLPRVRQSLRPRHRPGCSPATACHRQRGPQQPLLAAALVVGRREAGGHADTPRALAGGDRLHFPAAPSAFLLLLLFLLLHGPQGLGCQSSPAPQRGVEAWGGGRPAKRCRSPPRALGVPASPQLLRRSQNLGWVGGQSHPLPLGTPRCWGGGLACPPPPPPSPGRGCKGAVWELGRGSRTPWHVGGGVRMEVGGVKWR, encoded by the exons ATGGAGCACTATGTGCTGCTGGACCCGCGACAGCGAGCGCTGTATCGCGACGTGATGCAGGAGAGCTACGAGACGCTGATGGCGCTGG aattccCTGTTTCCAAGCCCAACCTGCTGTCCCGCCTGGCCCACGAGGATGAACCAACAGCCCTGGATCTCCACGTACCCAAGGATGCCCCGTCTGGAGGTGAGCCCCCGCATTGTGCCTTGATCGTGGCACAAAAAAGCTTGGGGTTGGCTCCTGCTGGTGGCTTTCCCCTACCTGTGGACATCTCCGTTTTGGGGAGAAAGATGCTGGGATGGCCAGACTGCAATGCCAGTGGGATGTCCTGGACGAAATGGAAATGCCAAAGCCCCTTTGCAGTCAGCCAAGAGGAAGAGGCGTTTTTTGGGTGGCCCAGAGAGAAATGGCGGTGCGGTGGAGGTGACAGTGATTTAATTACTGCATTAatgctggtggcaggggggtgggatggggatcAGCTCCCATGGAGATGCTTCCCCAGAAGAAGGTGTGAAATAAAACGAGGAGGaatccctccctgccctccatTTCATCTCCCCAGCCCCGGCAGAGACAAAATCTCCTGCCTGGGTCGTGTCTGTCTTTCCCTGTGCCCCACAGAGGACGGAGCACGAGCGGAGCAGGAACCCACCCGAGAAGAAACTGCTGAGAAAGAGCCCGAAGCAACAAAACCCACGGGTGAGGAGCATCCCTCGAGCCCGGCCGAGGCCGCGGCAAAGGCGGGCAGGAGCGGGGAAGCGCCGCTGCCGCAGCGGGACCCCCAGCCCGGCAACACGTGCGGCGAGTGCGGCAAGAGCTTCAGCCACAAGTCGGCCCTGGTGAAACACCAAAAAATCCACAGCGGCGACCGCCCGCACGAGTGCCCGGACTGCGGCAAGGGCTTCATCCAGCGCTCCGACCTCACCATCCACCAGCGGGTCCACACGGGCGAGCGGCCCTACGCCTGCCCCGACTGCGGCCGCCGCTTCAGCGTCAGCTCCTCGCTGCTCACCCACCAGCGCACCCACGCTCCCGGCGGGGAAAAACCCAACCGGTGCCCCCAGTGCGGCCGCAGCTTCGCCGACCCGGGGGCTCTCGACCGGCACCAGAAGAGCCACCTGGGTGGGAAGCCCTACGAGTGCGGGGTGTGCGGGAAAGCCTTCGCCTGGAGCTCCCACCTCGAGCGCCACCGGCGCATCCACACGGGCGAGAAGCCCTTCCAGTGCGCCGAGTGCGGGCGAGCCTTCGCTTGGAGCTCCCACCTCGACCGCCACATGCGCACccacgccgccgccgccgcctccgaggaggaggaggacggcgaggaggaggaggaagaggccccgccgccgccccccccagAAATGCGCCGACTGCGGCAAGCGCCTCAACCACCAGACGGACCCGCAGCGCTTCAAGCACAAGGGCACCCAGACGCCGCCGGCCGGGGACGAGcccgccggcagccccccgcGGCCCCACCGCTGCGAGCAGTGCGGCAAAAGCTTCGGCCACAGCTCCAACCTCCTCAAGCACCAGCGCGTCCACACCGGCGAGCGGCCCTACCCCTGCCCGGATTGCAAACGCTGCTTCCGTTGGGGCTCGGCCCTGGCCAAGCACCAGCGCACGCACGCCCGGCAGCAGCAAAGCGGCGAGGCTGCCAAACCGTGCGCCGAGGAAAGCGGCGCTGGAGGAAAACCCTACCCGTGCGGGGCTTGCGGCAAGAGTTTCGGCTGGGTCTCGCACCTGGAGCGCCATCGGCGCATCCACACCGGGGAGAAACCTTTCTGCTGCGGGGAATGCGGGCGAGCCTTCGCCGTCAGCTCCCACCTGGAGCGGCACCGGCGGGTGCACACGGGCGAGCGGCCGTACCGCTGCGGCGACTGCGGCAAGAGCTTCGCCGTC AGCTCCCACTACGACCGGCACCGGCTCACCCACACCGGCGAGAAGCCCTTCTCCTGCGCCCACTGCGGCAAGTGCTTCGGCCGCAGCTCGCACCGCAACCGGCACCAGCGGGCCCATGCCCAGGGCGGCCCCGAGAAGCGCCATGTCTGCCCCGAGTGCGGCAAAGCCTTCGGCCTCGCCACCGCCCTGGCTGCTCACCAGCGACTGCATGCCACCGGCAGCGGGGGCCTCAGCAGCCTCTCCTTGCTGCCGCCCTCGtggtgggaaggagagaggcCGGGGGGCACGCCGACACCCCCCGAGCTCTGGCCGGAGGAGACCGGCTCCATTTTCCAGCAGCACCCagtgccttcctcctcctcctcctcttcctcctcctccacggcccccaggggctgggctgcCAAAGCTCTCCTGCCCCCCAGCGTGGCGTGGAGGCCTGGGGAGGGGGACGCCCTGCAAAGCGATGCCGCAGCCCCCCAAGAGCCTTGGGCGTCCCCgcctccccccagctcctgagACGGAGTCAAAAtttggggtgggtggggggacAGAGCCACCCTCTGCCTTTGGGGACGCCCcgctgctggggtggggggctcgcctgtcccccccccccccccccatcccctggCAGGGGGTGCAAAGGGGCTGTTTGGGAGCTGGGAAGGGGGTCTAGGACACCTTGGcatgtgggggggggggttaggaTGGAAGTGGGGGGGGTGAAGTGGAGGTAG